The Bryobacteraceae bacterium genome includes a window with the following:
- a CDS encoding DDE transposase, which yields MFLYASLEDLVPADHPLRPIRAMVDEALQRLDDTFDEIYGEVGRPSIAPERLLRAQLLMLLYTIRSERMLVEQLRYNLLFRWFVGLGMSEEVWHATVFTKNRDRLLEGDVARQFFGEIVRQAKQQGLMSSEHFSVDGTMVEAWASQKSFRPKQEKSDEDEPKQGGRNREVDFRGQQRSNETHESVTDPEARLWRKSQTAEAKLSYLGHVLGENRHGLIVNVRVTKAYGRAEREAAVEMAREIPGGTKRVTLAGDKGYDTREFVEQMKDLNVTPHVAQNVSGRRSAVDGRTTRHEGYWMSQRRRKLVEEFFGWAKVVAGLRKVKLRGREKVGWLFTLAAAAYNLVRMRNLMAAATA from the coding sequence ATGTTCCTGTACGCGAGCCTGGAGGATCTGGTGCCGGCCGATCACCCGCTGCGGCCGATCCGGGCGATGGTGGACGAGGCGCTGCAGAGGCTGGACGACACCTTCGATGAGATTTACGGAGAAGTGGGGCGGCCGTCGATCGCGCCGGAGCGGCTGCTGCGGGCGCAGTTGCTGATGCTGCTGTACACAATCCGGAGCGAGAGGATGCTGGTCGAGCAGCTGCGCTACAACCTGCTGTTCCGGTGGTTCGTGGGTCTGGGGATGAGCGAGGAGGTCTGGCACGCGACGGTGTTCACGAAGAACCGGGACCGGCTGCTGGAAGGGGACGTAGCGCGGCAGTTCTTTGGCGAGATCGTGCGGCAGGCGAAGCAGCAGGGGCTGATGTCGAGCGAGCATTTTTCGGTGGACGGGACGATGGTGGAGGCGTGGGCGAGCCAGAAGAGCTTCCGGCCGAAACAGGAGAAGTCGGATGAGGACGAACCGAAACAGGGTGGGCGGAATCGGGAAGTGGACTTCCGGGGGCAGCAGCGGTCGAATGAGACGCACGAGTCGGTGACGGATCCGGAGGCGCGGCTGTGGCGGAAGAGTCAGACGGCGGAGGCGAAGCTGAGCTATCTGGGACACGTGCTGGGAGAGAACCGGCACGGGCTGATCGTGAACGTGCGGGTGACGAAAGCCTACGGGCGGGCGGAGCGGGAAGCGGCGGTGGAGATGGCGCGGGAGATTCCGGGAGGGACGAAGCGGGTGACGCTGGCCGGAGACAAGGGGTACGACACGCGGGAGTTTGTGGAGCAGATGAAGGATCTGAACGTGACGCCGCATGTGGCGCAGAACGTGAGCGGACGGCGCAGCGCGGTGGATGGGAGGACGACGCGGCATGAAGGCTACTGGATGAGCCAGAGGAGGCGGAAGCTGGTGGAGGAGTTCTTCGGATGGGCGAAGGTGGTGGCGGGGCTGAGGAAGGTGAAGCTGAGGGGGCGGGAGAAGGTGGGATGGCTGTTCACGCTGGCGGCAGCCGCATACAATCTGGTGAGGATGAGGAACCTGATGGCGGCGGCGACTGCCTGA
- a CDS encoding hypothetical protein (possible pseudo, internal stop codon), with protein MLLTVFSSHGVPTLGKTHQTFPRCLVPEFFSDLLAPIHPGEVLQEFLRESGLTADALATALRVPANWIGGIVKGQRGISADTALRLARYLGTSAQM; from the coding sequence TTGCTGCTGACGGTCTTCTCCTCTCATGGCGTCCCTACACTAGGAAAGACGCATCAAACATTTCCGAGGTGTCTTGTTCCGGAGTTTTTCAGCGACCTGTTAGCTCCCATCCATCCGGGGGAGGTGCTGCAAGAGTTTCTGCGGGAGTCCGGCCTGACGGCCGATGCGCTTGCCACAGCCCTGCGTGTGCCTGCGAACTGGATCGGAGGCATTGTCAAAGGACAGCGCGGCATCAGCGCCGACACGGCGCTGCGCCTTGCCCGCTATTTGGGCACCTCGGCTCAGATGTAG